In Symphalangus syndactylus isolate Jambi chromosome 14, NHGRI_mSymSyn1-v2.1_pri, whole genome shotgun sequence, one DNA window encodes the following:
- the LIPT1 gene encoding lipoyl amidotransferase LIPT1, mitochondrial isoform X1 — translation MPSMLIPFSVKNCFQLLCNCQVPAAGFKKTVKNGLILQSISNDVYQNLAVEDWIHDHMNLEGKPILFFWRNSPSIVIGRHQNPWQECNLNLMREEGIKLARRRSGGGTVYHDMGNINLTFFTTKKKYDRMENLKLIVRALNAVQPQLDVQATKRFDLLLDGQFKISGTASKIGRTTAYHHCTLLCSTDGAFLSSLLKSPYQGIRSNATASIPSLVKNLLEKDPTLTCEVLMNAVATEYAAYHQIDNHIHLINPTDETLFPGINSKAKELQTWEWIYGKTPKFSINTSFRVLYEQSYLEIKVFIDIKNGRIETCNIEAPDHWLPLEIRDKLNSSLIGSKFCPTETTMLTNILLRTCPQDHKLHSKWNILCEKIKGIM, via the exons atgcccag catgctgATCCCATTTTCAGTGAAGAATTGCTTCCAGTTACTTTGTAACTGCCAGGTCCCAGCAGCTGgctttaaaaaaacagtaaaaaatggGCTCATTTTACAGTCAATTTCCAATGATGTCTATCAAAATCTGGCTGTGGAAGACTGGATCCATGACCATATGAATCTAGAAGGCAAACCAATTCTATTCTTTTGGCGGAATTCTCCCTCTATTGTAATTGGTAGGCATCAAAATCCTTGGCAGGAATGTAACCTGAATCTAATGAGAGAAGAAGGTATAAAACTGGCTCGGAGAAGAAGCGGAGGAGGAACAGTCTACCATGATATGGGTAATATCAATTTGACTTTCTttacaaccaaaaaaaagtatGATAGAATGGAAAATCTGAAATTAATTGTAAGAGCTCTGAATGCTGTCCAACCCCAGCTGGATGTGCAGGCTACCAAAAGATTTGACCTTCTACTTGATGGACAGTTTAAAATCTCAGGAACAGCTTCTAAGATCGGCCGGACTACTGCGTATCACCATTGCACTTTATTATGTAGTACTGATGGGGCGTTCTTGTCTTCTTTGCTAAAGAGCCCTTACCAAGGGATCAGGAGCAATGCCACTGCTAGCATACCTTCCTTAGTGAAAAATCTTCTGGAAAAGGATCCCACTCTGACCTGTGAAGTACTAATGAATGCTGTCGCTACAGAGTATGCTGCTTATCATCAAATTGATAATCACATTCACCTAATAAACCCAACGGATGAGACACTGTTTCCTGGAATAAATAGCAAAGCCAAAGAACTGCAAACTTGGGAGTGGATATATGGCAAAACTCCAAAGTTTAGTATAAATACTTCCTTTCGTGTGTTATATGAACAGTCATACTTGGAAATTAAAGTATTCATAGACATAAAGAATGGAAGAATTGAAACTTGTAATATTGAAGCACCTGATCATTGGTTGCCATTGGAAATACGTGACAAATTAAATTCAAGTCTTATTGGCAGTAAGTTTTGCCCAACTGAAACTACCATGCTAACAAATATATTACTTAGAACATGTCCACAAGACCACAAACTACACAGTAAATGGAATATTCTCTGTGAAAAAATTAAGGGAATAATGTGA
- the LIPT1 gene encoding lipoyl amidotransferase LIPT1, mitochondrial isoform X2, translating to MLIPFSVKNCFQLLCNCQVPAAGFKKTVKNGLILQSISNDVYQNLAVEDWIHDHMNLEGKPILFFWRNSPSIVIGRHQNPWQECNLNLMREEGIKLARRRSGGGTVYHDMGNINLTFFTTKKKYDRMENLKLIVRALNAVQPQLDVQATKRFDLLLDGQFKISGTASKIGRTTAYHHCTLLCSTDGAFLSSLLKSPYQGIRSNATASIPSLVKNLLEKDPTLTCEVLMNAVATEYAAYHQIDNHIHLINPTDETLFPGINSKAKELQTWEWIYGKTPKFSINTSFRVLYEQSYLEIKVFIDIKNGRIETCNIEAPDHWLPLEIRDKLNSSLIGSKFCPTETTMLTNILLRTCPQDHKLHSKWNILCEKIKGIM from the coding sequence atgctgATCCCATTTTCAGTGAAGAATTGCTTCCAGTTACTTTGTAACTGCCAGGTCCCAGCAGCTGgctttaaaaaaacagtaaaaaatggGCTCATTTTACAGTCAATTTCCAATGATGTCTATCAAAATCTGGCTGTGGAAGACTGGATCCATGACCATATGAATCTAGAAGGCAAACCAATTCTATTCTTTTGGCGGAATTCTCCCTCTATTGTAATTGGTAGGCATCAAAATCCTTGGCAGGAATGTAACCTGAATCTAATGAGAGAAGAAGGTATAAAACTGGCTCGGAGAAGAAGCGGAGGAGGAACAGTCTACCATGATATGGGTAATATCAATTTGACTTTCTttacaaccaaaaaaaagtatGATAGAATGGAAAATCTGAAATTAATTGTAAGAGCTCTGAATGCTGTCCAACCCCAGCTGGATGTGCAGGCTACCAAAAGATTTGACCTTCTACTTGATGGACAGTTTAAAATCTCAGGAACAGCTTCTAAGATCGGCCGGACTACTGCGTATCACCATTGCACTTTATTATGTAGTACTGATGGGGCGTTCTTGTCTTCTTTGCTAAAGAGCCCTTACCAAGGGATCAGGAGCAATGCCACTGCTAGCATACCTTCCTTAGTGAAAAATCTTCTGGAAAAGGATCCCACTCTGACCTGTGAAGTACTAATGAATGCTGTCGCTACAGAGTATGCTGCTTATCATCAAATTGATAATCACATTCACCTAATAAACCCAACGGATGAGACACTGTTTCCTGGAATAAATAGCAAAGCCAAAGAACTGCAAACTTGGGAGTGGATATATGGCAAAACTCCAAAGTTTAGTATAAATACTTCCTTTCGTGTGTTATATGAACAGTCATACTTGGAAATTAAAGTATTCATAGACATAAAGAATGGAAGAATTGAAACTTGTAATATTGAAGCACCTGATCATTGGTTGCCATTGGAAATACGTGACAAATTAAATTCAAGTCTTATTGGCAGTAAGTTTTGCCCAACTGAAACTACCATGCTAACAAATATATTACTTAGAACATGTCCACAAGACCACAAACTACACAGTAAATGGAATATTCTCTGTGAAAAAATTAAGGGAATAATGTGA